A stretch of Aeromicrobium tamlense DNA encodes these proteins:
- a CDS encoding MarR family winged helix-turn-helix transcriptional regulator → MPGLDFDPLERAGELWEERIGDATSMRLATSIMRVHQIVLARLDGALKPFGITFARYEVLRLLSFSSSGSLPLSKIGERLMVHPTSVTNVIDRLVADGLVDRNIDPADRRRVLASLTPAGLKVLDAATEALTALDFGVGGVSAQDQRTIHELLTPLRRDDWS, encoded by the coding sequence ATGCCAGGACTGGACTTCGACCCGCTCGAGCGCGCCGGGGAGCTGTGGGAGGAGCGCATCGGGGACGCCACCTCGATGCGCCTCGCGACCTCGATCATGCGGGTCCACCAGATCGTGCTGGCCCGGCTCGACGGCGCCCTCAAGCCGTTCGGCATCACGTTCGCGCGCTACGAGGTGCTGCGGCTGCTGTCGTTCAGCTCCTCGGGCTCACTGCCGCTGTCGAAGATCGGCGAACGGCTCATGGTGCACCCGACCTCGGTCACCAACGTCATCGACCGGCTCGTCGCGGACGGCCTCGTCGACCGCAACATCGACCCCGCCGACCGGCGCCGCGTGTTGGCCTCGCTGACCCCCGCGGGCCTCAAGGTGCTCGACGCGGCCACCGAGGCGCTCACCGCGCTCGACTTCGGCGTCGGCGGCGTCAGTGCGCAGGACCAGCGCACGATCCACGAGCTGCTCACGCCGCTGCGCCGCGACGACTGGAGCTGA
- a CDS encoding iron-siderophore ABC transporter substrate-binding protein translates to MRLAPLLAAAALALSLAACGSSDDDSNDASGASGEGFPVSVKHTFGTTEIESEPQRVVAVAWSNQDTALALGVVPVAMPKVTYGDDDTDGLHPWVKDKIDELGGETPALFDETDGIDAAAVAKAEPDLILAVHSGLTKEEYETLSKIAPTVAYPDKAWGTPWRDAIELTGQALGKTDEADQLIGDLEQQISDAVAKRPEIQGKSAVMSWIDPSDLSKIGYYTAFDTRATFLNDLGLETPEFVEKASADTDQFFLEISAEKADELAGADIFVGYGDDAALKKVQADPLLGKVPAFERGSAALLEDNTPLAAAVSPSALSIPWMLDDYVTLLADAAAKVK, encoded by the coding sequence TTGCGTCTCGCACCCCTGCTCGCTGCTGCGGCACTCGCTCTGAGCCTCGCCGCCTGCGGCTCCTCCGACGACGATTCGAACGACGCCTCGGGTGCGTCGGGCGAGGGCTTCCCCGTCAGCGTCAAGCACACGTTCGGCACGACCGAGATCGAGTCCGAGCCGCAGCGCGTCGTCGCCGTCGCCTGGTCGAACCAGGACACCGCGCTCGCGCTGGGCGTCGTGCCGGTCGCGATGCCCAAGGTCACCTACGGCGACGACGACACCGACGGCCTGCACCCGTGGGTCAAGGACAAGATCGACGAGCTCGGCGGCGAGACGCCCGCCCTCTTCGACGAGACCGACGGCATCGACGCCGCCGCCGTCGCGAAGGCCGAGCCCGACCTCATCCTCGCGGTCCACTCGGGCCTGACGAAGGAGGAGTACGAGACCCTCAGCAAGATCGCGCCCACCGTCGCCTACCCCGACAAGGCGTGGGGCACGCCGTGGCGTGACGCCATCGAGCTCACGGGCCAGGCCCTGGGCAAGACCGACGAGGCCGACCAGCTGATCGGCGACCTCGAGCAGCAGATCTCCGACGCCGTCGCGAAGCGCCCCGAGATCCAGGGCAAGAGCGCCGTCATGAGCTGGATCGACCCGAGCGACCTGAGCAAGATCGGCTACTACACGGCGTTCGACACCCGAGCCACGTTCCTGAACGACCTCGGCCTCGAGACGCCCGAGTTCGTCGAGAAGGCCTCGGCCGACACCGACCAGTTCTTCCTCGAGATCAGCGCCGAGAAGGCCGACGAGCTCGCGGGCGCCGACATCTTCGTGGGCTACGGCGACGACGCCGCACTCAAGAAGGTCCAGGCCGACCCGCTGCTCGGCAAGGTCCCCGCCTTCGAGCGCGGCAGCGCCGCGCTGCTCGAGGACAACACGCCGCTCGCCGCGGCCGTGTCGCCCTCGGCCCTGTCGATCCCGTGGATGCTGGACGACTACGTCACCCTGCTCGCCGACGCGGCTGCGAAGGTGAAGTGA
- a CDS encoding FecCD family ABC transporter permease — MTTTTDSAVGGAAQTRRPPWWFLVSLVALVAAVLLSVAFGARVVSLGEVWDALTTGGGDDVTSAAIRSRVPRTILAVLVGAALAMAGAVLQAVTRNPLADPFILGINSGASLLVVIGIAFAGAATMPEYIAFALAGAALAAVFVYVVGSLGPGGPTPLKLALAGAISTAAFTSLSSAILLPRIDVMRVFRYWQVGSVGRAENSDTLLVLPILLVGAAICFLSARSLNILALGDEAAAGLGVSVVRTRLLAAAGAIVLCGAATALAGPIGFVGLIVPHLCRLVVGADHRWLLPICATVGATLLTVADVVGRVLGRPGEIDVGVITALIGGPVFLWVVLRRTGGAS, encoded by the coding sequence GTGACGACGACGACCGACTCCGCCGTGGGGGGTGCCGCGCAGACGCGGCGCCCCCCGTGGTGGTTCCTGGTCAGCCTCGTGGCCCTCGTGGCCGCGGTGCTCCTCTCCGTCGCGTTCGGCGCCCGCGTCGTCAGCCTCGGCGAGGTCTGGGACGCCCTCACCACGGGCGGCGGGGACGACGTCACCTCGGCCGCGATCCGGTCGCGCGTGCCGCGCACGATCCTGGCCGTGCTCGTCGGCGCCGCCCTCGCGATGGCCGGCGCGGTGCTGCAGGCGGTCACCCGCAACCCGCTGGCCGACCCGTTCATCCTGGGCATCAACTCCGGCGCCTCGCTGCTCGTGGTCATCGGCATCGCCTTCGCCGGCGCCGCCACGATGCCCGAGTACATCGCGTTCGCGCTGGCGGGCGCCGCCCTGGCGGCCGTGTTCGTCTACGTCGTGGGCTCGCTCGGACCCGGCGGTCCCACCCCGCTGAAGCTCGCCTTGGCGGGCGCCATCAGCACCGCGGCCTTCACCTCGCTGTCGAGCGCCATCCTGCTGCCGCGGATCGACGTCATGCGCGTGTTCCGGTACTGGCAGGTCGGCAGCGTCGGCCGCGCCGAGAACTCCGACACGCTGCTCGTGCTGCCGATCCTCCTGGTCGGCGCCGCGATCTGCTTCCTGTCGGCCCGCTCCCTGAACATCCTCGCCCTCGGCGACGAGGCCGCCGCCGGCCTCGGCGTATCCGTGGTGCGCACCCGCCTGCTGGCCGCGGCCGGCGCGATCGTCCTGTGCGGCGCCGCCACGGCACTCGCCGGGCCGATCGGCTTCGTGGGCCTCATCGTGCCGCACCTGTGCCGCCTCGTCGTGGGCGCCGACCACCGCTGGCTGCTGCCCATCTGCGCCACCGTGGGCGCCACGCTGCTGACCGTCGCCGACGTCGTCGGCCGCGTGCTCGGCCGCCCCGGCGAGATCGACGTCGGCGTCATCACCGCCCTCATCGGCGGCCCCGTGTTCCTGTGGGTCGTCCTGCGTCGCACCGGAGGTGCGTCATGA
- a CDS encoding FecCD family ABC transporter permease, with the protein MTVLTAPERVHATRTRGARRATSAIVALAVILVVLFVVSLAAGDPVYSLGDVWRVLIGEQVPGASFIVGELRLPRAVLAITAGASFGLAGITFQTMLRNPLASPDIIGITNGANAAALFGIVVLGAGTLAVSMGAVVAGIATAALIYGLAASGKAVGTRLILVGIGIAAMLHSVTSYLLVYANELDLQRAMRWLNGSLNLASWDTVLIAAVPFVLLTPILLLLGPRLSLLRLGEDLAAGLGVPVEATRRMLVLVAVALASFATAATGPILFVAFMSGPIATRLVGHRGSLMVPSALVGATLVLAADLIGQYAFDTRYPVGVITGALGAPFLIYLLIRTQRTGGSL; encoded by the coding sequence ATGACCGTCCTGACCGCACCCGAGCGGGTCCACGCCACACGCACGCGCGGCGCCCGCCGCGCCACCTCCGCCATCGTCGCGCTGGCCGTCATCCTCGTCGTGCTGTTCGTCGTGTCCCTCGCCGCCGGCGACCCCGTGTACTCGCTCGGCGACGTGTGGCGCGTGCTGATCGGCGAGCAGGTCCCGGGCGCGTCCTTCATCGTCGGCGAGCTGCGACTGCCGCGCGCGGTGCTGGCGATCACCGCCGGCGCCTCGTTCGGGCTCGCGGGCATCACCTTCCAGACGATGCTGCGCAACCCGCTGGCCAGCCCCGACATCATCGGCATCACCAACGGCGCGAACGCGGCCGCGCTGTTCGGCATCGTCGTGCTGGGCGCCGGCACCCTCGCCGTCTCGATGGGCGCCGTGGTCGCGGGCATCGCCACCGCCGCCCTGATCTACGGCCTCGCCGCCAGCGGCAAGGCCGTGGGCACCCGGCTGATCCTCGTGGGCATCGGCATCGCGGCGATGCTGCACAGCGTCACGTCGTACCTGCTGGTCTACGCCAACGAGCTCGACCTGCAGCGCGCCATGCGCTGGCTCAACGGCAGCCTGAACCTGGCCTCGTGGGACACCGTCCTGATCGCGGCCGTCCCGTTCGTGCTGCTCACGCCGATCCTGCTGCTGCTGGGTCCGCGCCTGTCGCTGCTGCGCCTCGGCGAGGACCTCGCGGCCGGGCTCGGCGTGCCGGTCGAGGCCACCCGGCGGATGCTCGTGCTGGTGGCCGTGGCGCTGGCCTCGTTCGCCACCGCCGCCACCGGACCGATCCTGTTCGTGGCGTTCATGTCCGGGCCGATCGCCACGCGCTTGGTCGGCCACCGCGGCTCGCTCATGGTGCCGTCTGCGCTCGTCGGCGCCACCCTCGTGCTGGCGGCCGACCTCATCGGGCAGTACGCGTTCGACACGCGCTACCCCGTCGGCGTCATCACCGGCGCGCTCGGCGCCCCGTTCCTGATCTACCTGCTCATCCGCACCCAGCGCACGGGAGGCTCCCTGTGA
- a CDS encoding ABC transporter ATP-binding protein, which translates to MTTSLTTESLTLAYGDRPIVSDLSLSLPAGRITTIVGANACGKSTLLRGMARLLPAQSGRVLLDGSDIHSMPTKQVARRLGLLPQSPIAPEGITVADLVAQGRHPHRRSFARWTPAEDTIVADALEATGVLELADRVVDELSGGQRQRVWIALALAQQTEVLLLDEPTTFLDVCHQVEVLDLLTDLNRSRGTTIAMVLHDLNLAARYADHLVAVDRGLIHAQGTAEEVLTQETVKIVFGLDARVLEDPTSGRPMILPLGRHHVRA; encoded by the coding sequence GTGACCACCAGCCTGACCACCGAGTCCCTGACCCTCGCGTACGGCGACCGGCCGATAGTCTCCGACCTGAGCCTGTCGCTGCCCGCCGGGAGGATCACGACGATCGTCGGCGCGAACGCGTGCGGCAAGTCCACCCTGCTGCGCGGCATGGCGCGTCTGCTGCCGGCGCAGTCCGGTCGCGTCCTGCTCGACGGCAGCGACATCCACTCGATGCCGACCAAGCAGGTGGCCCGCCGCCTCGGCCTGCTGCCCCAGTCGCCCATCGCGCCCGAGGGCATCACCGTGGCCGACCTCGTGGCACAGGGCCGCCACCCGCACCGGCGCTCGTTCGCGCGCTGGACGCCGGCCGAGGACACGATCGTCGCCGACGCGCTCGAGGCCACCGGCGTGCTCGAGCTGGCCGACCGCGTCGTCGACGAGCTCTCGGGCGGCCAGCGCCAGCGCGTGTGGATCGCCCTGGCGCTCGCCCAGCAGACCGAGGTGCTGCTGCTCGACGAGCCCACGACGTTCCTCGACGTGTGCCACCAGGTGGAGGTCCTCGACCTGCTCACCGACCTCAACCGCTCGCGCGGCACGACGATCGCGATGGTGCTGCACGACCTCAACCTCGCGGCGCGCTACGCCGACCACCTCGTCGCCGTGGACCGCGGGCTGATCCACGCCCAGGGCACTGCCGAGGAGGTCCTCACGCAGGAGACGGTGAAGATCGTCTTCGGTCTCGACGCCCGCGTCCTCGAGGACCCCACCAGCGGCCGGCCGATGATCCTGCCGCTGGGCCGCCACCACGTGCGCGCCTGA
- a CDS encoding M14 family metallopeptidase codes for MRTTRMLATAASVTLLATLLGSPPASAADPAPPGITVRSAPESPNAGSLTAKAARAAAEDDDPEGALPMPSSYPFQPKLKVYPDSTPDAADTGNLIGYDDIAPRLQSLMRASDRISTQIVGESTQGRQLYLVTVTAPEDEHQTAQQTAWRKKIRTNPEAAATDTALKSGYKTPIWISSNIHGNEWEGTDASLDYIEELATAPWNDVKALLRGHRLYFSVVLNPDGRTIGQRPTALNLDANRDMITNTTPESASFVRTAHAVQALYAADFHGYTSVLQIEPCGPPHGDDYEYDLFIPHAYAAALKVERDVVDAEIPGNTYYNVVTGQVVPENTSDDTDHIKIPYRDTPTGWDDFPPIFTAQYAAFTGSVSNTVELPKTRPNGSSQTPASATINVAVAEQTMKSIVDYVKSNDDAMLADQMEFFRRANVGAERVALTQANIADVPGPDQWKPLWNDSDDQTTVQYPRAFVIPVGEGQRSLSDARTLVASLIKHNIAVRRLDAAATLDGTSYPAGSYVVDMSQPNRNLAHALLAPGSDISNKPGILSMYDVSAWSWGHLWGVDVDSVGTTGQGTLPASTKVTTGNADGKVASGKYLTFELAGVNDFRTLNALLEDEIPVSVLADGSAIVAAADAQEALEDAAQEFDVDVDKATSAEIAQLSDEATRGLKDLKIGYTGNQDDLLSLTQLGFDDLQVLTAATITANPALLDGVDVLWLGSALTFNDSQTAGRDAVQAFVNAGGSIVGRAAGAFNTARTFGIFESGTAVAGNNSGNGIVTIDTAGDGVLAPYAQKYAFVYPATWFTGLPESVKVEQRYAEGNPLLAGHWRATNANNGPLNAGGQPAAVSAALPSGAKAFVFGTSPVYRTHTKGGQSQAARALFWAAPEGEGVPAPAPDVATTTTLKVPATATYGKAINASVSVTAPGATKPSGTVEVREGSKVLATRALSGGTATLRISGLKPGTRRLTARFVPAADSGFAASTSAVATVKVAKAATRAGIKAKALGKGRVQVTVTVKSSAGTPTGTVRVKVGSSTKTVTLKNGKATVTLKSAKGKRAVAVRYNGSSLFAPVYRATTVRVR; via the coding sequence GTGCGCACCACACGAATGCTCGCCACGGCCGCGAGCGTCACGCTCCTGGCCACGCTGCTGGGCTCACCCCCGGCGTCAGCCGCCGATCCGGCACCGCCCGGCATCACCGTCCGCTCCGCCCCCGAGTCCCCGAACGCCGGGTCGCTCACGGCGAAGGCCGCGCGTGCCGCGGCCGAGGACGACGACCCCGAGGGCGCGCTGCCGATGCCCTCGTCCTACCCGTTCCAGCCCAAGCTGAAGGTCTATCCGGACTCCACCCCGGACGCGGCCGACACCGGCAACCTCATCGGGTACGACGACATCGCGCCGCGGCTGCAGTCGCTGATGCGCGCGTCCGACCGCATCTCCACCCAGATCGTCGGCGAGTCCACGCAGGGCCGTCAGCTCTACCTGGTCACCGTGACGGCTCCGGAGGACGAGCACCAGACGGCGCAGCAGACCGCGTGGCGCAAGAAGATCCGCACGAACCCCGAGGCCGCGGCCACGGACACGGCGCTCAAGTCGGGCTACAAGACCCCCATCTGGATCAGCTCGAACATCCACGGCAACGAGTGGGAGGGCACCGACGCGTCGCTGGACTACATCGAGGAGCTCGCCACCGCCCCGTGGAACGACGTCAAGGCGCTGCTGCGCGGACACCGTCTCTACTTCAGCGTGGTGCTGAACCCCGACGGCCGCACGATCGGCCAGCGGCCCACGGCGCTCAACCTCGACGCCAACCGCGACATGATCACCAACACGACGCCCGAGTCGGCGTCGTTCGTCCGCACGGCCCACGCCGTGCAGGCGCTCTACGCCGCCGACTTCCACGGCTACACGAGCGTCCTGCAGATCGAGCCCTGCGGCCCGCCGCACGGTGACGACTACGAGTACGACCTGTTCATCCCGCACGCGTACGCCGCAGCGCTGAAGGTCGAGCGCGACGTCGTCGACGCGGAGATCCCCGGCAACACGTACTACAACGTGGTGACCGGCCAGGTCGTCCCGGAGAACACCAGCGACGACACCGACCACATCAAGATCCCGTACCGCGACACCCCGACCGGCTGGGACGACTTCCCGCCGATCTTCACGGCGCAGTACGCCGCCTTCACCGGCTCGGTCAGCAACACGGTCGAGCTGCCGAAGACGCGCCCCAACGGCAGCTCGCAGACCCCGGCGAGCGCCACGATCAACGTGGCCGTCGCGGAGCAGACGATGAAGAGCATCGTCGACTACGTGAAGTCCAACGACGACGCGATGCTGGCCGACCAGATGGAGTTCTTCCGTCGCGCCAACGTCGGCGCCGAGCGCGTCGCGCTCACGCAGGCGAACATCGCCGACGTGCCCGGTCCGGACCAGTGGAAGCCCCTCTGGAACGACTCGGACGACCAGACGACCGTGCAGTACCCGCGGGCGTTCGTCATCCCGGTGGGTGAGGGTCAGCGCTCGCTGTCCGACGCCCGCACGCTGGTCGCGAGCCTGATCAAGCACAACATCGCCGTCCGTCGTCTCGACGCCGCCGCGACGCTGGACGGGACCTCGTACCCGGCCGGCTCGTACGTCGTCGACATGTCGCAGCCGAACCGCAACCTGGCGCACGCGCTGCTGGCGCCCGGGTCGGACATCTCGAACAAGCCCGGGATCCTGAGCATGTACGACGTGTCCGCGTGGAGCTGGGGCCACCTGTGGGGCGTGGACGTCGACTCCGTCGGCACCACCGGCCAGGGCACGCTGCCCGCCAGCACCAAGGTCACCACGGGCAACGCCGACGGCAAGGTCGCCTCCGGGAAGTACCTCACGTTCGAGCTCGCGGGCGTCAACGACTTCCGCACGCTCAACGCGCTGCTCGAGGACGAGATCCCCGTCTCGGTCCTGGCGGACGGCTCGGCGATCGTCGCCGCGGCCGACGCCCAGGAGGCCCTGGAGGACGCCGCGCAGGAGTTCGACGTCGACGTCGACAAGGCGACGTCGGCCGAGATCGCGCAGCTGTCCGACGAGGCCACGCGCGGGCTGAAGGACCTGAAGATCGGCTACACCGGCAACCAGGACGACCTGCTCTCGCTCACGCAGCTCGGCTTCGACGACCTCCAGGTCCTCACGGCCGCGACGATCACCGCCAACCCGGCGCTGCTCGACGGCGTGGACGTCCTGTGGCTCGGCTCGGCGCTGACGTTCAACGACTCGCAGACCGCGGGTCGCGACGCCGTGCAGGCGTTCGTGAACGCCGGCGGCAGCATCGTCGGCCGCGCGGCCGGTGCCTTCAACACGGCGCGGACGTTCGGCATCTTCGAGAGCGGCACCGCCGTGGCCGGCAACAACTCCGGCAACGGCATCGTCACGATCGACACGGCCGGCGACGGCGTGCTCGCGCCGTACGCGCAGAAGTACGCGTTCGTGTACCCGGCCACGTGGTTCACGGGCCTGCCGGAGTCGGTGAAGGTCGAGCAGCGCTACGCCGAGGGCAACCCGCTGCTGGCGGGTCACTGGCGTGCGACGAACGCGAACAACGGTCCGCTGAACGCCGGCGGCCAGCCGGCGGCGGTGTCGGCCGCGCTGCCGTCGGGTGCGAAGGCGTTCGTCTTCGGCACCTCGCCGGTCTACCGCACGCACACCAAGGGCGGTCAGAGCCAGGCGGCTCGCGCGCTGTTCTGGGCCGCGCCCGAGGGTGAGGGCGTCCCGGCGCCGGCGCCCGACGTGGCGACGACCACGACCCTGAAGGTCCCGGCGACGGCGACCTACGGCAAGGCGATCAACGCCTCGGTGTCGGTCACGGCGCCCGGCGCGACCAAGCCGAGCGGCACGGTCGAGGTGCGCGAGGGCTCCAAGGTCCTCGCGACCCGCGCCCTGTCCGGTGGCACCGCGACGCTGCGGATCTCGGGTCTCAAGCCCGGCACCCGTCGCCTGACGGCCCGCTTCGTCCCCGCGGCGGACTCGGGCTTCGCGGCCTCCACCTCGGCGGTGGCCACGGTCAAGGTCGCCAAGGCGGCGACCCGGGCCGGGATCAAGGCCAAGGCGCTCGGCAAGGGTCGCGTCCAGGTCACGGTCACGGTGAAGTCCTCGGCGGGCACGCCCACGGGCACCGTCCGGGTCAAGGTCGGCTCGTCGACCAAGACGGTCACGCTGAAGAACGGCAAGGCCACGGTCACGCTGAAGTCCGCCAAGGGCAAGCGCGCCGTGGCGGTCCGCTACAACGGCTCGTCCCTGTTCGCCCCGGTCTACCGGGCGACCACGGTGCGCGTCCGCTGA
- the menB gene encoding 1,4-dihydroxy-2-naphthoyl-CoA synthase: MTEWSAAGEWTDIRYETTQDGIAKITICRPEVHNAFRPQTIQEISRALSMARDDESVGVIVLTGEGEKAFCSGGDQRVRGDSGYKSDEGATGRFDVTDLHVQMRRCPKPIVASVAGWAIGGGHVLHLVCDLTIAADNARFGQVGPRVGSFDGGYGASILSDLVGPKKAKEIWFLCRQYDAQEALSMGLVNTVVPLADLEAETLKWCREMLALSPWALRLSKLSFHAHEDGYAGIQQLAHDANLLFYGQAEAQEGRDAYKQKRTPDFTQFPRRS, from the coding sequence ATGACTGAGTGGAGCGCCGCGGGCGAGTGGACGGACATCCGGTACGAGACGACGCAGGACGGGATCGCGAAGATCACGATCTGTCGCCCCGAGGTCCACAACGCGTTCCGCCCGCAGACGATCCAGGAGATCTCTCGCGCTCTCTCCATGGCGCGCGACGACGAGTCCGTCGGCGTCATCGTCCTGACCGGCGAGGGCGAGAAGGCCTTCTGCTCCGGTGGCGACCAGCGCGTGCGCGGCGACTCGGGCTACAAGTCCGACGAGGGCGCCACCGGCCGCTTCGACGTCACCGACCTGCACGTGCAGATGCGTCGCTGCCCCAAGCCGATCGTCGCGTCCGTGGCCGGCTGGGCCATCGGCGGCGGCCACGTCCTGCACCTCGTGTGCGACCTGACCATCGCGGCCGACAACGCCCGCTTCGGTCAGGTGGGCCCGCGCGTCGGCTCGTTCGACGGCGGCTACGGCGCGAGCATCCTGTCCGACCTCGTCGGCCCGAAGAAGGCCAAGGAGATCTGGTTCCTGTGCCGTCAGTACGACGCGCAGGAGGCTCTCTCGATGGGCCTGGTCAACACCGTCGTGCCGCTGGCCGACCTCGAGGCCGAGACCCTGAAGTGGTGCCGCGAGATGCTGGCGCTGTCGCCGTGGGCCCTGCGCCTGTCGAAGCTCAGCTTCCACGCCCACGAGGACGGCTACGCGGGCATCCAGCAGCTGGCCCACGACGCCAACCTGCTGTTCTACGGGCAGGCCGAGGCGCAGGAGGGCCGCGACGCCTACAAGCAGAAGCGGACGCCGGACTTCACCCAGTTCCCGCGTCGTTCCTGA
- a CDS encoding helical backbone metal receptor, whose product MHDDLGFDLAPAGPARRVVSLVPSLTEAVAHTRPDALVGATDWCTQPAGLEVARVRGTKNPDRAAILDLSPDLVIANREENRELDVTRLREAGVRVWVTDIRTVAEAFTSMRRLFDTALAWGVPSWLDEAERRWAEPVVPDGRRVAVAIWRDPWMVVGRDTFTGDLLQRLGLVHAFADAPERYPHVAVEDLDAADLDLVLLPDEPYVFTADDGPEAFARVPTALCSGRALTWYGPSLLTAHRDLAGALA is encoded by the coding sequence ATGCACGACGACCTCGGCTTCGACCTCGCGCCCGCGGGCCCCGCGCGCCGCGTGGTCAGCCTCGTCCCGTCACTGACCGAGGCGGTCGCCCACACCCGGCCCGACGCGCTCGTCGGCGCCACCGACTGGTGCACCCAGCCCGCCGGGCTCGAGGTCGCCCGCGTGCGCGGCACGAAGAACCCCGACCGCGCCGCGATCCTCGACCTCTCCCCCGACCTGGTGATCGCCAACCGCGAGGAGAACCGCGAGCTCGACGTCACCCGCCTGCGCGAGGCGGGCGTGCGCGTGTGGGTCACCGACATCCGGACGGTGGCCGAGGCGTTCACGTCGATGCGGCGGCTGTTCGACACCGCACTGGCGTGGGGCGTGCCGTCGTGGCTCGACGAGGCCGAGCGCCGCTGGGCCGAGCCCGTCGTCCCCGACGGCCGCCGGGTGGCCGTGGCGATCTGGCGCGACCCGTGGATGGTGGTCGGCCGCGACACCTTCACGGGCGACCTGCTGCAGCGGCTGGGGCTCGTGCACGCGTTCGCGGACGCGCCGGAGCGCTACCCGCACGTCGCGGTCGAGGACCTCGACGCGGCCGACCTCGACCTCGTGCTGCTGCCCGACGAGCCCTACGTCTTCACCGCGGACGACGGCCCCGAGGCGTTCGCCCGGGTGCCGACGGCGCTGTGCAGCGGCCGGGCGCTCACCTGGTACGGGCCGTCGCTGCTGACCGCGCACCGGGACCTGGCCGGCGCGCTGGCCTGA
- a CDS encoding NAD(P)/FAD-dependent oxidoreductase, with the protein MSMVRASYRPHVVVVGGGFGGLALVRKLARADVDITLIDRHTYNTFQPLLYQVATASLNPGDITWFLRAVRAKQDNVRFLKGTVVEMDHQAKSVLLDGNITVTYDYLVLANGVTANYFGIPGAEEFAMPLYRRSQALALRDLLFANLEDAAVNGQDRDLRVVVVGGGATGVETAGALAEMRNLDMPTTYPELDSKRIHISLVEMGEHVLAPFNPKLREYAKKELVKRGIDLRLQTAVKEVRRDGVLIEHDGQQEFLPAGIVVWASGVAAHGVVKDWGVPQGRGGRIEVDEHQQVRGMPGVFAIGDISVNPDSPLPQLGQPAIQGGKHVAKVIKAKLGDGKMPKPFKYFDKGTMATIGRNAAIAEVRGLPRLKGFPAWFIWVTVHVALLLGNRNRFATMTNLSIKYLLWRSHNAIVGETPYVIAHEPKVVSGSEIEVVPTKKAARSARKAISKKAQVRKAAAQQTIDEIGADRS; encoded by the coding sequence ATGTCCATGGTCCGCGCGTCCTATCGTCCACACGTCGTCGTCGTGGGAGGTGGGTTCGGAGGACTGGCCCTGGTGCGCAAGCTCGCCCGTGCCGACGTCGACATCACCCTCATCGACCGCCACACGTACAACACGTTCCAGCCGCTGCTCTACCAGGTCGCGACGGCCAGCCTGAATCCCGGCGACATCACGTGGTTCCTGCGCGCCGTCCGCGCGAAGCAGGACAACGTCCGCTTCCTCAAGGGCACCGTCGTGGAGATGGACCACCAGGCGAAGTCCGTCCTGCTCGACGGCAACATCACGGTCACCTACGACTACCTCGTGCTGGCGAACGGCGTCACCGCCAACTACTTCGGCATCCCCGGTGCCGAGGAGTTCGCGATGCCGCTCTACCGCCGCTCGCAGGCCCTCGCGCTGCGCGACCTGCTCTTCGCCAACCTCGAGGACGCGGCCGTCAACGGCCAGGACCGCGACCTGCGCGTCGTCGTGGTCGGCGGTGGCGCCACCGGCGTCGAGACCGCCGGTGCGCTGGCCGAGATGCGCAACCTCGACATGCCCACCACGTACCCCGAGCTGGACTCCAAGCGGATCCACATCTCGCTCGTGGAGATGGGCGAGCACGTCCTCGCGCCCTTCAACCCGAAGCTGCGCGAGTACGCCAAGAAGGAGCTCGTCAAGCGCGGGATCGACCTGCGCCTGCAGACCGCCGTGAAGGAGGTCCGCCGCGACGGCGTGCTCATCGAGCACGACGGCCAGCAGGAGTTCCTCCCCGCCGGCATCGTCGTGTGGGCCTCGGGCGTCGCCGCGCACGGCGTCGTCAAGGACTGGGGAGTCCCGCAAGGCCGCGGCGGCCGCATCGAGGTCGACGAGCACCAGCAGGTGCGCGGCATGCCCGGCGTCTTCGCGATCGGCGACATCTCGGTCAACCCCGACTCCCCGCTGCCGCAGCTGGGCCAGCCCGCGATCCAGGGCGGCAAGCACGTCGCCAAGGTCATCAAGGCCAAGCTCGGCGACGGCAAGATGCCCAAGCCCTTCAAGTACTTCGACAAGGGCACGATGGCGACGATCGGTCGCAACGCCGCCATCGCCGAGGTCCGCGGACTGCCGCGCCTCAAGGGCTTCCCGGCCTGGTTCATCTGGGTCACCGTCCACGTCGCGCTGCTGCTGGGCAACCGCAACCGCTTCGCCACGATGACGAACCTGTCGATCAAGTACCTGCTGTGGCGCAGCCACAACGCGATCGTCGGCGAGACGCCCTACGTCATCGCGCACGAGCCGAAGGTGGTCTCGGGCAGCGAGATCGAGGTCGTGCCGACGAAGAAGGCCGCCCGCTCGGCCCGCAAGGCGATCTCGAAGAAGGCGCAGGTCCGCAAGGCCGCCGCGCAGCAGACGATCGACGAGATCGGCGCCGACCGCTCCTGA